The region TCAaacggctcttttaagagccacccataTTTTCCCTTAAAGACCTGTTTCCTATTCTGATAGGcatgataaacaaaatgatgactttACTGGATTCTGTACCGAGTGTTTAGGCAGCTACAGAGTTGTACATTCACGTTCACATAAACGTGTGAACAACTAGGGAGAATTGGACAGTTTACAGTTTAAATCCATGTGCATTTATCTTTATTCTATACTAATATATGCTTTTATAGATATTAAATCAGTGAATAATACTGAATAATTAAATACTGATTATAAATCAgttgacaaaatattttctctctacCAGGATAtacatttagtcttttttttagtttattcattctctctctctctctctctctctctctctctctctctctctctctctctctttcacacacacacacacacgcacacacatagggAGTGGGTGGGGTGTGTGGCGTAGAATACAATGATGGACTGACGCTGGAATTCTACGGCGTGTTTCGGATTGGTTCTTCCGTCACAAGGATCTTAGCCAATAAGAGAGTTGATGTGTTGGTTATATAACAGAGTGCTAGAAGAACAGCGCTGTTATTTCGGCGTTATTCTTAGAACCTATCTGAGCTACAAGATGAGCGGAAGAGGCAAAACCGGCAGTAAAACGAGGGCTAAGGCCAAGACTCGTTCATCCAGGGCCGGACTGCAGTTCCCCGTGGGACCGCTGAGATCCTCGAGTTGGCCGGCAACGCCGCCCGTGACAACAAGAAGACCCGTACCATTCCCCGCCACCTGCAACTCGCTGTGCGTAACGACGAGGAGCTGAACAAACTGCTCGGAGGAGTGACCATTGCTCAGGGAGGTGTACTGCCCAACATTCAGGCCATGCTGCTGCCCAAGAAGACTGAGAAGGCCGTCAAGACCAAGTAAACTTGTTCACCGCTGCGTTTCTCTCCCCCCcaaaaaggctcttttaagagccacccactTTTACTGAAAAAGTGCAATTTCATCCTAGATTTTATTAATACTGTGAATGAACTTATAAAGACAATTCCCCAAATAAGCATTAAAATATTCTGTTAATAATATCTGGTCTTGTTTAAAgactgatgttgttgttgttgttgttgttgtcaatAATGAAGCCTGCTCtctaaatgacagaaagagacagtaCTGTAGGTTGCTGACAAGGAACAAAAGCGCTGTGTTAATGAGACCGCCAATAGAATAGGTTCGGGCACTTTGGGTTTTGAACTGTGTCCGTGACAGAGAACGGTCCAATAGTCATCAGGTGACGTAACGCGTTCTATCCAACGGCAGATGTGTGCTTTCAATACGCCCAATGAGAACAGGGTGGCTTAAAACACAGCTTTCGCCAGCAAcgtttattgtgtttttcttcCGTGAAGTTCACAGCTCGACGCTATGGCAAGAACCAAGCAGACCGCCCGTAAGTCCACTGGTGGCAAAGCGCCCAGGAAGCAGCTCGCCACTAAGGCTGCTCGCAAGAGCACCCCGGCTACCGGCGGCGTGAAGAAACCTCACCGTTACAGGCCCGGCACCGTGGCTCTGAGGGAGCCATTATCAGAAGTCTACTGAGCTGCTTATCCGCAAGCTGCCCTTCCAGCGCCTGGTGAGAGAAATCGCTCAGGATTTCAAGACCGACTTGCGTTTCCAGAGCTCGGCCGTCAGGAGGCTAGCGAGGCATACCTGGTCGGGCTGTTCGAGGACACCAACCTGTGCGCCATTCACGCCAAGAGAGTGACCATCATGCCTAAGGACATTCAGCTGGCCCGCTGTATTCGCGGAGAGCGCGCTTAAATCTCAATTCTGGCTAATGTacacaaaggctcttttaagagccaccacaTTCTCTCTGAAAAATTAGCAGTTCTTCAAATCTTTCTGTGAGATTATCCTGTAAATATCACTTTAaattttacatataaatataatcatgCCTCTAAAGATATGAGGTGTtatataatgtttgtgtgattaACACACATGTAAATGTGAATCTTCTTTACAGAAATGATTTACAGAGACTAcagagtgtttgtgttaggAATATTGTGTTCAGGGATAAGAAGAGCAATTGAATAActcaaatttaaatgtatttggtttttttttagcaatggACAGtgtcaaaacagctttacagaacattttacataaaacaaaaaaggtatataaaaattaatataatacaaaaactcAAGTTTAATATTAGTCATAtacttaaatgtgtttgtatttattcctaatgagcaagcctgaggtgactgtggtgaggaaaaacacctttagaaagaaaccttgagaggaaccggacttaagggggaacctcatcctcatgtgggtgacactggacagtgtgattataaatatacattctgataatgttgtattgatgatgaagttgttgtcctcaaagatcacGTGTAGTCGTCATCTCTTAGTataactgaatatttaatgaagcagagtccaactggagctggagctgaGTAAAGAAGCAATAGGctgaattattgttattattattgtaattacaaattaaaatatagtAGCATGGACAAAATgagttaaagaaaaaagtgtttattctttgttttgtgtttgtgtttaaacagaaagagaacaaaaatcACAGGTGTTGATTATTATGAGCTAATTATGACCTCAGGTACAGAGCTCTAGATGAATGTTTGATTGACATTTTTGCTTCTATTTGCTCCtttaagtagtagtagtactgttgctgctgcttttattattattagtagtagaagtagtagttgTAGTGGTGGTAATAGTAGTTGTAGATCACAgatattaaatcattaatatgctaaaaaataaacaaataaatgtataaacaaatatataatagtGTTGTGGATGGATAATGACCGCCATTGTGTGGCCATGTCAAGGAAATGAAACCTTAGAAATCTAATTTGtagcaaatattattattagttgtagtAGTTTTTGTAGTGGTGGTAATCGTAGTAAattgcaataaaaaataaactcacaATGGTTAGAAATAGTTGCaggttactattattattagtggtatttttatttttgtttatttattatttaaaaaaaaaaactctcaagagctgtaattcctatacccttcctccaatttggatttaaataccctcaaattaaagctgagagCCTGAAATTGATACTGTCCATtgctaaaagtgctatacaaataaatgtgaatacATTTTCAATTACTCTTCCTAACCCTCAACACAATATTcctaacacaaacactctgtactctaaAGCAGATTCacacagatttatatatatatatatatatatatatatatatatatatatatatatatatatatacatatatataaaagtgaTGTTTATTcgataatctcacacacaaaaacgaaAAACTGCTCATTTTTCAGAGAGAATGTGGTGGatcttaaaagagcctttgtgtAGATAAAGACAGCGGTAACGCACTTTACTTGGAGCTGGTGTACTTGGTGACGGCCTTTGTGCCCTCAGACACGGCGTGCTTGGCCAACTCTCTGGGAAGCAACAGACGCACGCCAGTCTGGATCTCCCTAGAGCTGATGGTGGAGCGCTTGTTGTAGTGAGCCAGACGAGAAGACTCACCGGCGATGCGCTCAAAAATGTCGTTGACGAACGAGTTCATGATGCCCATGGCCTTAGAGGAGATACCGGTATCAGGGTGCACCTGCTTCAGGACTTTGTACACGTAGATGGCGTAACTCTCTTTCCTGGTCTTTCTGCGCTTCTTGCCGCCTTTACCCGCCGTCTTGGTCACGGCTTTCCTGGATCCCTTCTTGGGCGCGTTCTTAGCTGGTTCAGGCATGGTATTGCTGTTCGAGTGAACTGCGAGAGAATGAGTATGTCACAACCGGTGGCttgaaggagacagacccgtaggcaggatagcttcgaatgaaagggggtttaataaataatgaagacaggtacaaaaacatgacgagaacagaaataaaacagatgacgacacttaacagaGACTAGACATGACACCGGGTATAAcgcaactaatgattccgcgctgccttcagcaacgcggctcacttaaatacaatgaAGACAATGACATAATAAGGAACAAGTGTtaaaacagggaggagcagacggaaccggggcagacacgtgacaacaacaatagcacatggccaaaagtccgggctgagtcctgacagagtAACACCCACCTACTGTAGATGCTGCTCTATTTACAGGCTGACATTGTAATTAGGCACAAGAGAACAAATGTGTGTTAGTGGTCATAATCCCCAAGCTCCTGATGCGGAGTGCCTCCTTCCGCTCCTCCTACACACTTACTCCTCCCCACTGTGACCGCTGTGCTTTGTTCCCCTTCCGCCGTTTTACCCTCAACTTTGTGctttatgacaaaagaaaagggggaaaaaaaacctgtttCTACCACCAGACTTTAGAcgtgtttcacacacacacacacacacacacacactatatatatataaaataaaaagagagatctATGTAAATCAATTAACTTATATAATATTGTACTAAAGAGCatcaattataaaaatatatatcggATATTGCTTTATACTTTTCACGTCATTTGCGTTTttctccccccacacacacatgcagtaaaGAAGGAACATCTCTTTGTGAATAtttgggtggctcttaaaagagcctttgtgtTCACGTGGTTCGGTGTTGAACTTTTATCCGCCGAAGTCGTACAGAGTGCGTCCCTGGCGTTTCAGGGCGTACATCAAAAAATTTAACCTGGATGGTCCTTTtggcttacatttacatttacatttacagcatttgtcagacgcccttatccagagcgacgtacataagtgcttaaatctctaacattgaatacattaatgctggctcactaagttacatacttaagataccatgagtttaaaacatttgcttCCAACGATACTCGCATGACCAGGAGATCccactggagatgttttctCTCTGGCACAGGATTAGATACTTTGAGGTGTCAGAACTTCGGACGATGTAGGGCATCCCTTTCCCTCTGAGCCATGTATCTTGTCTGGGGGTGTGGGATGGAAGACAGGCACTGCCACCTACATTTTTGTATGTTTGGGTCTGGCTGGGAAACCGGGCCTAAAAGCACGGGAACAGGCAGATCAGTGATTAACCCAATTAATAGTGGCCACTCACCCTCCGGACTCCGGGTCTGCATCTGTGCAACGGGAATCTCATGGACATTGCCATGAACACAGAAGACCGATATGGTCTCCACTGGCTTTACTGTGGGGCCAGGGTGGAGGCCTATCCAGGGTGATTGTGCTGCCAGAGTGCAATTGGGCTGAGACTGAGGCTGTTTATCTCTACTTAAAGCGCTGCGCTATTTGGTAAAGCCGAAGCATGTAAGGCACAATCCGCTAGCCAGAGTTTAGGGGGCTTGCCGGTGACTGTAGTTCTGGCTCGGTGGGCATGGGCTTGTCAACAACAGGGTCCCAGTGGGGTGTCTCTCCTGAAtccttctctctccctgagCCAAGGGGTGGTTGGTGGAGGGGTGGTTTGGTCactgataaataaatcactgaaaataatacaaatcatGATTTGAAATTACACTTGCGTACTCCAAGTCAATAAACACTGAATACAAGCTAATGACTGAATGTACTGTTCtaataaatcaacaccttctcaGTTTTAGTTGCACTTTTCTTCTGACTCTGAGGCAGTGTTACAGATATACTGCATTAGATTTTGATCTTTtacctttaaataataattgtgtttTGCCATATGCAGTGGTAAAGTGCAAATTCTGGCTTGTGTGAATGGAGAAAACTAGGATACGGGCAAATCTTCAGTTTATTCGTTAAAGTAATGTTTCTAAGTAATTTTTTTGACGTTTCTTACAAAATCATATAATTTATTACtataatgtttaacatttagcATTTTAGAATTGTTCAAAAATTCACAGTAAGCCCAGTAATAGAAATTTCAAACAGTGCATTAGTGTACACAGATGTATAATCTCCTTTATAGCAGCATAAAATATTGTAGCTGTATTACAGCAGTGTTTTCTAAAACTGTAGCCAAGAAGAGCAAATGTATAAATCTTTTGAACATGAAGCCAGGATCTGAGAGCCTCTCAACACTGAGAGCAATTTGTGTACCATCTTGTGTATAGTTTTATCATAGTTTTGCATTTAAGTTCATAAATCTTTATGGGATGCACGATTATATTATTGGCCACTTTATTTGGAACTCTTGTACGCTCACATGTTAATTTTCCAATCATCCGATCATTTGGCAGCGGTTCAATCCAAAAATGATGCAGATAAATGTCAAGAGCTTAATATTCACATACAATAACAGTGACTCACTCTGTaaaactgtggtgagcagaaaagcatctcagaacacaacactgtacaggaACAGGGATCTGAAGCTAATGTGAAAATATGCTTGACAAAGTATTTAAGTCTTCGGTACACTACGTAACACTGTAGCtagtggtttttttttagtttagttgtttagttagtttagtttagtttagttttttagtGCTTTCTAAAGTAAGTGCAAATTTAGTgaacaggaaggaaaagaaaagagaccctcggaaaagaaaagagaccctcggaaattccacaacatcatctcttctctgctcaaccccccggctccaccttcttcatcctccctgactgcagaagactttgcttctttctaccaggagaagattgaggaaatctgccggaccttcacttcagccccgactgcacttacatctcagagtatggactcccctacacctttgttgtcacatttctcaactgtaacagcagaagagattctaaaactcatccagtcttgcaatcctaccacctgcccattggatccactcccttccactttgctgcagaccatctcgcaagaccttctgcccttcattacaactatcaccaatagatccatagcatctggtcaggtaccaactaccttcaagagagcaagggttattcccatcctgaagaaacctgctctggatccatcagacatcagtaactacagaccggtatcacttctctcgtttctttcaaaaattcttgaacgcattgtctttaatcaactgtctgtctatctctcacagaacaacctccaagaccccaaccagtctggctttaaagcagctcattccacagagacagcccttttagatgtctctgagaaactacatgctgctagatcagccaatctctcatccgtccttatcctccttgacctttcagcagcgtttgatacggttaaccataagactctcttagccaccctcaggagtcttgggatatgcggatcagcttgggaatggttcgcttcctacctggaaggacgctcatatcaggtaacatggaggggagtgacatctgctccacgcagactctccactggcgtcccacaaggctcagtacttggtcctcttcttttctccctgtatactcactctcttggtgaagttatttcctcacatgggttctcttaccactgctatgctgatgatacacaacttatcttctctttcccacccgcagatgccacagcttctgaccggatctctgcatgtctggcagaaatttcatcatggatgactgctcatcagttaaagcttaatcctagcaaaactgagctgctcttcatcccaggtgattcatccccaggtcatgatcttgctatatccttgcacaacgatctgatctccccttcagccacagctcgcaaccttggggtaaccatggacaatcaactgtccttttcctctcatgttgctaatgtgactcgctcatgtcggtttcttctctacaacattagaaggattcgaccatttctgtccacacaggctgctcaggtacttgttcagtctcttgtcatttctagactggattactgcaatgcactgctggcaggtctacctatgaacgcaatccgtcctctgcaaatgatccaaaatgcagctgcccggcttgttttcaacctgccaaagttctctcataccaccccgctgctgcgatccctccactggcttccggtagctgcacgcatcagattcaaaacactgatgctggcctacaaagccaaaaatggaccagctccctcttacctcaaagccctcatcactcctcgcactgcaccccgcaccctccgatctaccagcactgctcgactggttccaccatctctcagggtaagaggcaagtatactacaagactcttctctgtactggcaccaaggtggtggaacgaacttcccctagaggtccggacagctgagtcactggctattttcaagcggcggttgaagacctacttattcaggaaacacttcaactagcacttctttcattatcttttgcatttaaataaaaaaaaaaaacaaaaaaaaaaaacacacctttgacactttcattgtaactttgaacaaatgttttaaactcatggtatcttaagtatgtaacttagtgatccagcattaatgtattcaatgttagagatttaagcacttatgtacgtcgctctggataagggcgtctgccaaatgctgtaaatgtaaatgtaaatgtaatgagtaAGCATGCATGTCATAAACAGAAGTGATAAAACTGTTTCCAAACGATGGCCATAATGTGCAACACAAGCAGTAAACGCTCTGAGTGCAATAACAAACATGGCCGGAGTCACCTTAGCAAACAGCAGCTCAGTTACAAACCGGAGATTAATGGACTTTTCCGATTGTCTGAGCAAGGGGGCTCCTGCTTTATTTTGGGACGCAGAGGAAGCAACagtaatatattaatgtatCTTCATGTTAAATATGTTATCATTCATTGTAGCATGTTTTAGCCCTGTTCCTGTTCAGTACCataacacaaaaatacaaagcattaaatttaatttttacttCAAGTCATAACTAGTCACCATTTAGATTAGTTTGAGATTTACTTAATCACAAGGAATATAGATAATGAAGAGAAAtcttcatttactttatttccaTGACTGAATTGTGTGCTCTTGTttcctttaaattaatttatcttAATAGTagaacaaaacatgaaaaacaagTTGCTTATTATGTGAATTTCGAATTCATATATTTAAGGTATATTTAAGGTTTTAAAATTCTCCCGCAACAATAAAACGATTAAGTTAAGCTTGATTAAGTTGTTTGAACTTACTTCTCTTTACCTCCAATTGTCATGAGTTTTAGATATTGACCTCAAGTTTATAGCttttcaaaaatgaaaactTATTCATTGAGATACATTCTCTTGACTATTTGTGAAAGCTTGAGTTTTGCTCGTGTTTTTAAGGCAGCAGGTGAACTTGTTTTTTGTAATCTAATTGAGTTGTTTAAGAAATTAATTTTTTCAGCCTAttgttcttttttcactttagtCTCTCTACATCATCCACAATGCCAGGTGACTACCTACAGATAGCAGAGCTGGGAGGAATTTGTTCTCACTGTCAGActgatgcagcagcgctttagtcTCCAAATCACTTTAAACAATCATGTTTCTAAAGCCTCATCTTTCATGTTAATATCATATAGAAATAAAgcagctttttctctctctgttgcccTTTTTTTTGTGGAGCTAATTGCAAAATCTGACTGTTATATCTTATTTTTGAAATTGCTGAATATATTTATCCCCTATTAAACAACATTGTAAAACAGTTAGTTCTGGTTCTCTAATCTGATTTGGTTGAGTGGCGTCCCAAGTGTGTTTATTATCTGATTTCATACAGCATTCAGTCTGCATGCTTGTGCCTTCACACCAAATCATGGCTGTGTCGATATTCAGTGCAACCAAGGATCAAGGtactttatttgtcacattcaAACGTGATGTAATGGAGTGAAATGAGCTGTGTGAGATTGCTTCATTGCAACTGTGCTAGCAACAACTATGTCCCACTTTAACATCAACATAGCATTAACATCAGAcaggatttataaaaaaataaaataaatacagcatcATCAAACAAAGTTAGCACTGGAAACATCACCGGTACTTAAGAGCAACCCTTGTGTGGTGTTTCGTTCAAATGAACcccttttatatttttactaaaagtgttttgcatttgttgtaaATCATCCACCAGTTAGACTTTGACTGCGATAATCTTGTGAGAGCTGTTactacactcacatacagtaccaAAGGCCCTGCTCTATTTCTGCAACAGAGTATAACAGTAAAGGAATTTGATAATGGCTCTAAtaattttcagattttcatcCGTCACCAGGATGTCAGAATAAAATCTTTGAaactttttgggttttttttccataacagcAGCGACAGACCCCAACATGGGATTGAAAAATCTTTTTCCGAGCTCTAAAGGTTGGCATGTATGAAATGACTCCTgtgatattaatatatttaatggcTTTGTGAATGAATTTGCAGACTTTCATATTAAGAAGAAgcacatcttaaaaaaaaatgtgcacatTATATCTTCAAACCCTGCTAAAAGCTTGTACAGTCCTGTCAACAGACAAATTAAATCACTGTACAGTcttataaacagaaaaatgtctATATaagtaacaaaaataacacatgGACAATACCCTCTGGCTTCAGTTTATCCAAAAACCATTTTCTAAATGAAACaccataaaaaaaagtttgttgtaAAAAGGTTGGTCTGGAATAAGTCTGCTGACGTACAAGTGAAACGTATGGCTCTGCTTAAATGTATGGCCCTGGGAGTCCTCCTAATGCCTTGAAACACAGGCATGTGTCCTCCACAATCACTGGTCTGTCTACCTTTACAAGAGAAGCACaaactatactatattatatagtatttattgtatttatatactataaatactgtGTAGTTAACAAACCTGTTTTGCTGCCTCTTTGCACTTCTGTACCGAGATCTCATCAGGTTCTCCTTGGTATTCAGGCACTGCCAATCAAGCCATATATTCACAACATACCCTACACATGGACAAActtttgtggacacctgaccatcacagctATATGTGGTTCTTTCCCAAACTGTTAGAAGCACACAATCGTtttgtatgcatgtttgtgCTGTGACATTACAATTTCCTTTCACTGAAACACAAGCTCGAACCCTTTAtgatgcccctgtgcacaagcTCCAGGCATGAAGAcatggaagaactcgagtgtcctgacatttacatttccagcatttccagagtgacttacattatctcatttctatgcattatctcattttcattCCTTATCCAGACTGACTTACATTCTCAtgcattatttcattttcattccttatccagagtgacttacattatctaatttttatgcaactgagcaattgagggttaagggccttgctcagggggcccaacagtggcagcttggtggacatgggatcgaactcacaatcctaccacatgcccatgtgaactgcagggctctcaagttttgaagacaggcgtTGTTGTATGGTaaggcttattaaatatatacagcgtttccgcggggtcataaaaaatcataaatttaacaataagaatttaaggccataaaaagacataaaaacgtccggattttccatacaaggtcataaaaacatttagccacgtcttaaattgatatgctcgtccgttaatttgttcttcaatcaaaatgcgctcgcggcggcaatggcattcatttgtttcgcctgttgtagttctgtatgaggaatctgggtggtatcacactggtatcacagcgttccagaactacaaggtccatgcggcagcatacagacttgtcggaaggactttcacagaaacccgcgCGAACTCCAAGCATACTGTATCATACAGAGTCACTGCTTGGTTTAATTGAAATCATCCAggctatcacaatgggaaaatgtacctttaacgatctgtggctcgaagacggtgcgtttagtagctggctcaagcccgtcgctaacaatcggtatcaatcctattgcactctgtgtaagaagacgttggagctgtctagtttaggcataaaagccttgaagtcgcatgcaaagttggaaaagcatatcgttgctgtaaaaGGCCTGCAGCGGGTGCAGGCGATCCGTCAGTTTTGTTCGGCTCCGTCACTAACGTTACCCGGTCAAGTACAGCACGGGATTCCGTTTCTGTCGCATCCAGTGCCACACACAGTGGTTTCGGATCAACCTCCACACTGAAAGCGGAGGTTCTGTGGGTGttgaatactataataatagaattactctttaaataa is a window of Tachysurus vachellii isolate PV-2020 chromosome 3, HZAU_Pvac_v1, whole genome shotgun sequence DNA encoding:
- the LOC132843409 gene encoding histone H2B-like produces the protein MPEPAKNAPKKGSRKAVTKTAGKGGKKRRKTRKESYAIYVYKVLKQVHPDTGISSKAMGIMNSFVNDIFERIAGESSRLAHYNKRSTISSREIQTGVRLLLPRELAKHAVSEGTKAVTKYTSSK